Part of the Synechococcus sp. MU1617 genome, GCCCAGCGCTGCTGCTGAGGCTCTGGGCATGAGGCAACCCAAATGGCCAGCCAATGACAACTGCCTATCGCCAGGACACAGAGGAGCGCAATCAACCAGACCACTGATCCCGATCAGCCCCTAAAAGTCTGAAGAGCGGCGACTGAAACGTCATCTGGTCTGGCTGGGGCAGATCAGCGCGCCCAAGCGTTCGCGATTCGCATCAGAACACCGACATCCACAACCGGCATCTCTAGCTTCAAAAAATCCCAGCCGTCCGCTGCCCGCCATGGCCATGCGATCCACCACGAAGGCAGCACTGCTTATGGCCACTGTGCTGTCGCTTGGGGTCGTTCCCCCCGGTGTACGTGCTGGTGAAAAACTTCGAACAGCCTCTGTTTAAACCGATCAACTGACCTGATTCGTCATTGATGCCGCGGCCGAAGCATCACTTCGCCGAGGAACTCCAATCGGCCGAACGAAACGACACGTTGGCACCACCACTGCGTTTCAAGTCGTGCATGCCCTCCAACTGGTTGTAGACCGACAGCAGCTGCCGGCGCATGTGATCGGTATGCGGCAGATCAGCGATCAAACGCAGCACATCCTCTAAGGATCGCTTGGCATCGATGACCAAACGACAATCGGGGCTGCCAGGCTCATCACGCATAAATCAGAAGCGAATACCTCTATTCAGCAGAAAATCGCTGCTTGCGGGTGTCTGAATCCCTACCAATACAGCGATATTCAGCAGAAATTCAGGGTTTGATCCCAACTGGCTTAACGCTCATTCATCCCGCGGCGTTTCGCACCGCTGGCAGCCTGAGGCTGCTGAGCCACGACAACAGCACCAGCAGGGATGAAGCCCAGAGACAAGCCTGCATACCTGCGGCTTCGGTTCTGCCAAGCATGAACACCGCTCCCGAGAGCAACGTGCCCACGAGTCGCCCGGCAGCATTGGCCATGTAATAGAAGCCCACATTGAGGCTGACGCTCTCCGCATCGGTGTACGCCAGCACCATGTAGGAGTGGATCGACGAATTCATCGCGAACACCACCCCGAAGGCGGCAAGGCCTGCGGTGATAGCAACCGCCACATCAACCTGGCGCCACAGCGCCACAGCGATCAGGGCCGGTATCGCCGTCAACAAAGCACTCCAGAACTGCACAGCAGACACCCCCGGGGATGTGGTCTGGCCCCAGAGCCGTCTCAGGCCAGGCGCTGATCCCTGGACGATGCCGTAGCCAATCACCCAGAGACCGAGGAAGCCACCGATCTCCCAGAAACTCCAGCCCAGGGAGGTCTCGAGGAACACCGGCAAGGCCACCACGAACCAGACATCCCGGGCACCAAACAAGAAGAAGCGCGCCAGAGACAGCACGTTGATGCCCTGGGATTTGGAGAACAGGGAAGAGAAGGCCGGCTTGGACTTCATCTTTCCGATCTCTCCGGGCAGCACCAGCGTGAGCAGGAAGGCGAAGGCGAGGCCTGCCGCCATCCAGCCCACAGCAGCATTGAAGCCAAAGGCAGTCAGCAGCACCCCACCGAGGAAGAAGCCGACACCCTTGAGGGCGTTCTTGGACCCCGTGAGGATCGCCACCCACTTGAAAAGCTGCTGTTGCCCCTGCTGCTGATCATTCGGAGTTTCCGGTACCACCGTCTTGATGGCACTCTTGGCGCTCATCTTGTTGAGGTCTTTGGCGATGCCGCTGATGGCCTGAGCGACCATCACGTAGATCACGCTCAACAGTTTCGGCCAGCTGGCGGCGACGGGCATCAGCATCAGCAGCGCAAAAATCTGCAGCAGCGTGCCCACCCAGAGGGTGAGCCGAAGTCCATAGCGGGCACCGATCCAACCGCCATAGAGGTTGGTGAGCACCCCGAAAAACTCATAAAAGAGAAACAGGAACGCGATCTCGAGGGTGGTGTAGCCGAGCTGATGAAAATGGAACACCACCAACATCCGCAGGGCCCCATCGGTGAGCGTGAAGGCCCAGTAATTGGCGGTGACGATGCCGTACTGCTGCAGGGGGGAAAGCTTCATGCGTCCAGCCCAACCACGTGACAGGTGAGGTCGGCCATGCGGCAGCTGTAACCCCATTCGTTGTCGTACCAGGCAAACACCTTCAGCTGGTTGCCATCCACCACCATCGTCGAAAGGGCATCGACAATCGAGCTGCGGTTGTCGTTGGTGTAGTCGCAGGACACCAACGGGCGTTCCTCGTAACCCAGAATTCCCTGCAGCGGCCCTTCAGCAGCGGCTTTGAAGGCAGCATTCACCTGCTCCACCGTGACGCTCTGCTTGAGCTCGAACACCGCATCGGTGAGCGATCCATTCAGCAGAGGCACGCGAACAGCATGACCATTGAGCTTGCCCTTCAGCTCGGGGAAGATCATTGCGATCGCCTTGGCAGAGCCGGTGGTGGTGGGGATCAATGAGGTGAGCCCGGAGCGCGCCCGACGCAGATCGCTTTTGAAAGAATCGATCGGCACCTGGGTGTTGGTGATGTCGTGAATGGTTGTGATCAGGCCGTGCTCGATGCCGAAGCTCTCGTGCACCACCTTCACCACCGGAGCCAGGCAATTGGTGGTGCAGGAGGCGGCCGTCACCAACTTGTGCCGCGCCGGTTCATAAAGGTGATGATTGATCCCGTAGACGATGTTGAGTGCTTCCTCACCAGCGACGACACCCTTCACGGGACAGGCCACCACCACACGCTTCAAACCCACCTGCTCGAAATAGGGGTTGAGGGTCTCCGGCGTTTTGATCTTGCCGCTGGCCTCGAGCACCATCTCCACACCCCGATCGATCCAGGGAACGGCGGTGGGGTCTTTTTCGCTGGACCAGGTGAGTGCGGATCCCTCCACACTGAATCCATCAGGGCTGCTGGTGATGCCTCGATCCCAGCGACCATGAACAGAATCGAACTCCAGCAGGTGGGCCGCCGTTGCTGCATCGCCAGCGGGATCATTGACGTGCACCAATTCGATGCCAGGCCGGCCCCAGAGGGCGCGGAACACCAGGCGACCAATCCGCCCAAAGCCATTGATACCAATCCGCATGCCAGCCCCTTTGATCAATCAAATTATGTTGATCCAAACAGAGCGGGGGACACTGCTCTTGTGATCCAGAACACCCTGAATGTTGAGCAGTCGAGACAGCTGCTCAAAGCACTGGCCGACCCGATCCGCCTCGACGTGATCCATGCACTGGCGCAAGGCGAACGATGCGTCTGCGACCTCACCGGTGTTCTCAACCTCTCCCAGTCAAAGCTCTCGTTTCATCTCAGGGTGCTTCGAGAAGCGGGGCTGCTGAGAGACCGACAAAGCGGCCGCTGGATTTACTACCGCCTGCAACCGGATGCCCTGGCAGCACTGGAAGCCTGGCTGGCTGAACTGCGCCGCAACTGCAGCCAAAGCGCCGCCCCCTGCCCGAGTTAACGATGGACCAACGGCTTTTTTTCCCAGCCACGGAACGCAATCGCGGCCCCATCGGAGATCTGCTGCACCAGCTGTTGCCTGCCTCAGGGGCCGTGCTGGAACTGGCCAGCGGCAGTGGTGAGCACGCCGTCTGTTTTCAGCAGCGCTTTCCCAATCTGCGCTGGCAGGCCAGCGATCCGGATCGAGACCATCGCGCCAGCATCAACGCCTGGATCCAGCACCAGGGTCTGAGCCAGGTGATGCCAGCAGCCCTCAACATCGATGTTGAGAAACGCCCCTGGCCCCTTCCCCAGACCGTCCGAGGGGCACTGAACGCTGTGGTTTGCATAAATCTGCTGCACATCAGTCCAGCCAGCTGCACGGATGCCGTGCTCGAGGAATCCGCCCTGTTGCTGCCCAGCGGAGCCCCCTTGATCATTTACGGCCCGTTCATGCGCAATGGTGCTCACACGAGTGCAAGCAATGCCGCCTTCGACCAATCTCTGAGAGAACGCAACCATCAGTGGGGGTTGAGGGAGCTGAATCAAGTGACAGCCATCGCCGCCAAAGCAGGCTTCAAAACTGAAAACGTGCTCTCCATGCCCGCCAACAATCTGAGTCTCATTTTTCAGCGCGCTTGAGCCCGATCTTGTTGCCAGCTTCAGCAAGGCCGTCAAGAATCACGGACATCTCCTGTGTGCGCGATGGATCTGACTGGTTTTTTAACAACGCTGCTGATCGGTTCAGCCATCACCCTGACCCTGGCCTTCCTGTGTAGGACGGTTTTTCCTCGGTTTACGAAGCGGACCACATCAGACTTCGACGACGTTGTGCTCAAGACCTTCGCCGCCTCGGTGGTGCCTTTCGGTTTGGTGGTCACCCTGATCCTCGCGCAGGATGATTTGGGCTTGCCCAACAACATTGAAAGGGCCTACGACACATCGCTGCGCATTGTTGGCACGATCATTCTGATTCGGTTGGTTAACCGGATTGGATCGCGATTTCTTTTCGGATTGGTGCGACGCGCAGGCGCGGATGATCTTCAACAACTCCTCCAAAGCCTGCTCCCACTGCTGAGAACCGTGGTGTGGGCCATCGGCACTTTGGTGCTGCTGCAGAGCCTGGGCGTGAAGATGACGGTGATCTGGGGTTTGCTCAGTGCCGGCGGAATCGGCATCGGCTTGGCCCTTAAAGAACCGGCCCAGGAATTATTCGCCTACCTGATGATTCTTCTGGACAAGCCTTTCACCGTTGGGCAATTCATCACGGTGGGATCCACCTCAGCAACGGTGGAACGCATTGGTGTTCGCTCCACCCATCTGCGCAGCCTGCGCGGCGAACAAGTGGTGATGAGCAACTCGACCCTGACGGGCTCCACCATCCTCAACTTCGCCGAAATGGCGCAACGCCGGATGATCTATTCCATTGGCGTCACCTACAGCACATCCGTCGAGCAGATGCAGGCGATCCCGACGATGGTTCAAGCCATCATCGATGCTCAGGAGCACAGCACCTTCAACCGCTGCCACTTCACCGAATTCGCTGATTCAAGCTTGAATTTTGAACTGGTTTATTACATCGACACCCGCGATTTCACCGTCGCTCTGAACGAACAGCAAGCGATCAACCTCGGCATCATGGGGGCCTTCGCCCAAGAAGGCATCGACTTTGCCTTCCCAAGCAGGACGCTCTACCTGGAGGGAGATTCACTCACTGGCAAAGCCTCCTGAGCCGTCGGCACAGCAGAACGCCAGACGATGCCACCGATCAGCAGGGCCAAGGCCGCCACAGCAGCAGCAAGGGGAATCAAGCGGCGCTGATCCGGACTGGGCCCAACGGCGATCTGGCCCGAGATGTTGTCGCGTCGTGACGCCAGAAATGCGCCCTGCCGGCATCGGGTGCACACCGTGTTGGTGAT contains:
- a CDS encoding ArsJ-associated glyceraldehyde-3-phosphate dehydrogenase, whose product is MRIGINGFGRIGRLVFRALWGRPGIELVHVNDPAGDAATAAHLLEFDSVHGRWDRGITSSPDGFSVEGSALTWSSEKDPTAVPWIDRGVEMVLEASGKIKTPETLNPYFEQVGLKRVVVACPVKGVVAGEEALNIVYGINHHLYEPARHKLVTAASCTTNCLAPVVKVVHESFGIEHGLITTIHDITNTQVPIDSFKSDLRRARSGLTSLIPTTTGSAKAIAMIFPELKGKLNGHAVRVPLLNGSLTDAVFELKQSVTVEQVNAAFKAAAEGPLQGILGYEERPLVSCDYTNDNRSSIVDALSTMVVDGNQLKVFAWYDNEWGYSCRMADLTCHVVGLDA
- the arsJ gene encoding organoarsenical effux MFS transporter ArsJ — translated: MKLSPLQQYGIVTANYWAFTLTDGALRMLVVFHFHQLGYTTLEIAFLFLFYEFFGVLTNLYGGWIGARYGLRLTLWVGTLLQIFALLMLMPVAASWPKLLSVIYVMVAQAISGIAKDLNKMSAKSAIKTVVPETPNDQQQGQQQLFKWVAILTGSKNALKGVGFFLGGVLLTAFGFNAAVGWMAAGLAFAFLLTLVLPGEIGKMKSKPAFSSLFSKSQGINVLSLARFFLFGARDVWFVVALPVFLETSLGWSFWEIGGFLGLWVIGYGIVQGSAPGLRRLWGQTTSPGVSAVQFWSALLTAIPALIAVALWRQVDVAVAITAGLAAFGVVFAMNSSIHSYMVLAYTDAESVSLNVGFYYMANAAGRLVGTLLSGAVFMLGRTEAAGMQACLWASSLLVLLSWLSSLRLPAVRNAAG
- a CDS encoding mechanosensitive ion channel family protein — protein: MDLTGFLTTLLIGSAITLTLAFLCRTVFPRFTKRTTSDFDDVVLKTFAASVVPFGLVVTLILAQDDLGLPNNIERAYDTSLRIVGTIILIRLVNRIGSRFLFGLVRRAGADDLQQLLQSLLPLLRTVVWAIGTLVLLQSLGVKMTVIWGLLSAGGIGIGLALKEPAQELFAYLMILLDKPFTVGQFITVGSTSATVERIGVRSTHLRSLRGEQVVMSNSTLTGSTILNFAEMAQRRMIYSIGVTYSTSVEQMQAIPTMVQAIIDAQEHSTFNRCHFTEFADSSLNFELVYYIDTRDFTVALNEQQAINLGIMGAFAQEGIDFAFPSRTLYLEGDSLTGKAS
- a CDS encoding DUF938 domain-containing protein; its protein translation is MDQRLFFPATERNRGPIGDLLHQLLPASGAVLELASGSGEHAVCFQQRFPNLRWQASDPDRDHRASINAWIQHQGLSQVMPAALNIDVEKRPWPLPQTVRGALNAVVCINLLHISPASCTDAVLEESALLLPSGAPLIIYGPFMRNGAHTSASNAAFDQSLRERNHQWGLRELNQVTAIAAKAGFKTENVLSMPANNLSLIFQRA
- a CDS encoding metalloregulator ArsR/SmtB family transcription factor, with product MIQNTLNVEQSRQLLKALADPIRLDVIHALAQGERCVCDLTGVLNLSQSKLSFHLRVLREAGLLRDRQSGRWIYYRLQPDALAALEAWLAELRRNCSQSAAPCPS
- a CDS encoding Tat pathway signal protein, with product MTVFSLTCSSCGTPVEIPGRYGFKLKSAGITNTVCTRCRQGAFLASRRDNISGQIAVGPSPDQRRLIPLAAAVAALALLIGGIVWRSAVPTAQEALPVSESPSR